Within Bdellovibrio bacteriovorus HD100, the genomic segment CAGGTCCATATACTCAAGGTTCACACTGACGATCAGGATTTTGATGCCAACCCCCACTTTGGGCCCCTTGGCACCTTCAAATTTCACGTCAACGCCTCCATCCTCTTCCGGATCCAGATCGCCTCCAAAGATGTATCCACCCCAGATGCGAAGCCCCACCACCGGCATTTGCGCGCCGATCACCGCACCATAAAGGGTCGATGTCGCTTCGGCCGAATAGTCCGTGGACGCCGAACTTTCAAACTTAGGTTTGGAATAAGACCCATCCAGTCCGACAAAAAAGATGTCATTGGCGTGGTAACCCAACTTCAAATTAAAGCCCAGCCCCTGACCTGTTCCGGTGGAGTCATCCAAGGGCGCAGGCCACTCCAGCTCGTTATCCCCTTTTTCAAAGGTGATTCCGGGCTCTATATAAAATCCTGCGTGGGCCGGCACACCTGCCACAAGTGCCCATCCCAGAACTATCGCACTGAATGCCTTCATAAAGCCTCCCTACCAATTCACATGTGGCTATTTCATATAAAGCATAATGACAGCTTTGGATGACTTGGCTTTTTGATTGAAGAAGCCTGTCTCATCCTGAGTTCGCGGTGCCGCGCCGCTGTCTTCCATCGCCGTTTTGGTTTTGGCCGTGTCCGTGTGCATGAACTTCTGAAGAGCGTTTGGGCGCTCTGTCATATTGTAAGTGTTTACGGAACCAACTTTTAGTTCATCCTTGATAAAATTCTTCACCACCCGGGCACGGTCATTGGCCAAGGTCACATCCTGTTTGGAAGCCTTTGCACCTTCAGTGGGATATTCACGATCGGCCCAAACCGCCACTTTCAATTCATCAATTTTGCCTTTTTGCTTGGCTTCACTCACCATTTTACGAATGTCCTCTTTGGCTGAATCCGTCAAAGTGGACTTCCCTTCATCGAAAGAAATTTCTGAAACCATTTTTGCGCCCAGGGTTTTCCCGGCAGACTCCGTGGCACTGTCCACCGCCCAAGATGTGCTTGCAGAAACGACCACCGCCAAAACCAAAGAGCCAATCACAGATTGAATATTCATTTCATTCTCCTTTGTTGTTGTTTAAGTCTACAAATGACAGCATTCCGAGCTTATTCCATAATCACCATCACAATTGATTTGGAGGCTTTTGAAGGAACCTTTGCCATTTTGTCAGTCGTTGGGATTCCCGCTGTCTCCAAATTCTTTTTAATACGGGAATCCGATGTATTCAGCATGTCCTCCAACAGATTCGGTCTTTCCGCCATGCTGTACAGATCCACATCCGGCGATCTGTCATAAGACTTGATATAGTTTTCTATGGCCTTGTTTCGTTCCTTCACAAGCTTGACCTCCGCCGAAGACAGTTTTTTTGTCTCGGTGGAAGGATAGTCCTTGTCACCCCAGGTGATGACTTTGATTTCCTTGATAGTGCCGGTTTTCTTCGCTTCATCGATCAAACGCTGCAAATCACCTTTGGCGTCAGAGCTCAAAGTACTGGAGCCTTTGCTAAATCCAAATTCCGTCACATGGGAGGCTTCTTCCTGAACAGCCACGGTTTTCGCTTCGGCGCTGGGCAAAGTTTCAACCGTCTTTTTTTCTTTGTATGAACAAGACACGGCCGCAGCAGCAAACAATGCAATCATCAAATAAGTTCTCATGGTGGATCCTTTCTAAAAGTTGTTGAGCACCTGAAAGACTAAGATCTTTTTTCCACCGGGCCTACTTGTTCAGTCATGTATATGAACAACCCTTCGCAGATGTAAGCATAAAATCTTTGCCCCCACATTCTGAACTCCGCTTAATAATCCAAAAAGGAGCATGACATGACCCCACCTCGACCCAACGAAATTCCAGTTCCACAAGACCCTCCATCCCCTCAGCCACGTCCGTCCCCGGTAAAAGAACCACCTCCTGCCAAGGTCGTACCGGAAATTGATCCAGGCGGGCCCAGAGAAAATCCATCCAAAGATCCGGGCACGCCCCCGCCTGCGGAAGGATGACTGAGTGTGTTTATTTGCAAAGACTTTTACCTTCCTCCCACCCTTCATGGGTCCGATAATCGAGGAGTGAGGGCTTTGCATGACGAAAGTGAAGAATTTCGTATTCACATTCGCAGAAAGATTCAGTGACTGCCACACCATGACCTGGGCAGCCTCGGTGGCTTTTTACACCTGCTTTTCACTGGCTCCGCTGGTGATGATCTCATTGGCAGTTGTCACCAACCTGGGACTGGAACTGCAGCTGGCTTTTATGAACGAAGTGCGGTCTTTGGTGGGACCGACTGCCGCTCAAGCGATGGAAACGGTGGTGAGAAATGCCAACGACCGGGTTGACCTGCGGTCATTGGCCGGATTGTTGGGCACCGTCACTCTGGTGCTGTCGGCAGGATTGATCTTTGGCGAAATGCGCGCAGCCCTCACTGAAATCCTGGGACACAAAGTGGAAGAAGAGGAGCTGAGTTTTCTTCACGCCACGATCACCTACTTGAAGAGCCGTCTGTTGCAAATCGGTCTGGCCTTCGGATTTATTTTTGCGATGATGGTGTCCCTGCTGGTCACCGCTGTGCTCAACACCGTGGTTCGCGTCGGCATACTGGAAAAGGGTGGAGGCGCTTTTCTGGTCAACATTGTCCTCTCTGTTCTTGTTTATATTTTACTTTTCACCGGCATCTTTCATTTTTTACCCGTGCCCCGACTGGCGCTGCGTGACGCCTTTCACGCCGGAGTGATCACGGCCTTGCTTTTTGTGATCGGAAAAGAAGTGGTCGGACTTTATCTGGGCGGAAGCTTCATCACTTCCTCCTATGGGGCCGCTGGGTCCATCGTCGTCCTGCTTGCCTGGGTCTACTATTCGACTTTGATTGTTTTTATAGGCGCACATTCGATTTATTCCTGGAGAAAGGAGATCTCCCATGCTGCCACATCAACAGAATAACCCGTCATTCTGGCAAAACACCAAAGCACCCGAGTTCCCGCCTTTACTGGAAGACACATCCACAGATATCTGTGTTGTCGGTGCCGGCATAGCGGGGCTGCTGAACAGTTATGTACTGCTGAAGAATGGCTTTCAGGTGACAATTCTGGAACGCGACACTCTGGGACACAACGAAACCAGCCGCACCAGCGCCCATCTTTCCAATGTGCTGGACGAGGGATTGTCCCGCCTGCTGGACAATCTGGGAGAAGAAAACGCCCGAAAAGCCATAGCCAGCCACAGTGATGCCATTGACCTGATAGAAAAAATTGTTGCAGAAGAAAATATCGACTGCGACTTCCGCCGCATTGATGGCTATCTTTACCTGAGCCACGAAAGCAACAAAGACTATCTTAAGGAAGAAGGCCAGGCCGCCGCAAAGCTGGGCTTTAAGGATGTGGAGCTTCTGGCATCACCTCCTTACTTCGCCGAATTCGGTCCGGCTCTGCGCTTTCCCCGTCAGGCACGCATCCATATTCAGAAATTTATAAACGGTCTTTTGCAAGCCATCGTCGCCATGGGCGGAAAAGTCCACAGCCAGTCCCCGGCCGTGGAATTCAAGGATGGCGGCCTGCCTTCCGTCAAAACCGAAAATGGCCAGTACGTATACGCCAGACATGTGGTGGTCTGCACGAATGTACCGGTCAATGACCGCGTGCTAGTTCATACCATGGAAGCTGCATACCGCACCTACATCATTGGCATCGAAGTTCCGCACGATGCCTTCCCGGACATTCTGATGTGGGACACCTCACACCCCTACCACTATGTCCGAAAGATTGAAAATCATTCTGAAGGCAAAGACCTGATGCTGATCGGTGGCGAAGACCATCGTGTGGGCCAGGAGGATCACCCGGAAAGCAAATTCGAAACGCTTCATGACTGGGCGCTGTTCAATCTCGGCATTTCCGGACCGATTGCCTATCAATGGTCCGGGCAGATTATCGAACCCGTGGATGGCCTCGCCCATATCGGGCGCAATCCGGGAAACCGCAACACTTACATCGTCAGTGGCGACTCCGGGCATGGGCTGACCCATGCGGCCGTGGGAGCCATGGTGATCCGCGATCTGATTCAGAAACATCCCAACGACTGGGCCCATCTTTATTCACCTTCCCGGTTCAAGATGAAAAATCTGGGAAAGGTCATCTCTGCCAACATGAACGCACTCACCCAATACCGCGATCGAATCATGCTGCGGGATGAACTTAAAAATATCACCGCCCGCCCCGGCGAGGGAAGGCTGGTGCATCAAGGGGCAAAAACATTTGCTGTCTACACGAATGAAAAAAATGAAACCGCCACCCTCAATGCCGTGTGCCCTCATCTGGGCGGTATCGTGCACTGGAATGAGGCGGAAAAAACCTGGGACTGTCCGTGCCATGGCTCCCGTTTTGCCTGCACTGGCGAAGTGATCAACGGCCCGGCAATTTCGGGACTGAAAACAGCCGTTATGAAAAAGACACAGGAAAAACCGGCGTCCATCGCCATGCCTGATGAAAGGACAGAATATGAAAAAGCAAAGCCGCGTGACACCTCTGCGGAAAGATAAGCGCCCTGCCCGTGAAGCCAGCGTCCATTGCTATCATGACCTGGATTCTCAAAAAGAGCTGCAGTCCAGCCGCCCGGACATTGCCCGTCAGCGCCAGGGCACCACCGGCTGCACCCAGAGTTTCCGTCCGGCGCTGGATGATGCACGCTTCGGTTCATCCTCAAGCAAGGACACAGAACTCAGTGACAAAAATATCAGCCAGGAGGTCCGGCAGTCATTGGCCATGGAAGCTGACATCGACGTGGCTGATGTGGAAGTGGTCGTGGCCCATGGGGAGGTCACACTCAGGGGTGTGGTTGCAGACCGCAAAATGAAAAGATTCGTGGAAGAACAAGTGGCCCGTTGCTCGGGGGTCAAAGACATACACAATGATCTTCACTTCAAACGAAAGTAGGTATCCAGGGACCCCACCAAGGTCCCAGGTCCTGCATGGTCTCTGACAGAAACAACGAAGTTCTATACTCTGCCGAGCGGCCCCGCGCGACAATGGAGGAAAACCCAAGCAAGGAGGATTTTATGGCAGCAGAGTATGCAGGGAACTCTTCCACGCACTATGGCAGCCCCAAACAAAGAAGACCCACAACACCGACGCACAAACCATCCCTGGCGGAATCTTCACCGCTGAGCTTCAGCAACATCTATCAGCAGGCCGGAGGAATCCTGGAAAGCGGGCGTAAGTACGCAGTGAAGCACCCGTACCAGATTATACTGGGAGCTGTAAGTGTGGCGGGCGTCGGCGCACTGGCGGCATATATTTTAAAAAGAAGACATTAATCAACAAACCACCATCAGGAGGCACTCTATGAAACTCACAGCACTCGTTATCCTGTCCATGCTGCTGCCATCACTTTACGCTCAGGCGCAGTACAGATCTTCCGAACCCCAGTATCAGTCGCGCCCGATGCCCACCGGACCTCAGGAACGACGTCCTCAACCCAACCCCCGCACTTCTCGTAGCACATTGGATCAGGACTGGGATCGACGTCAGGACGAAATGATCCGTCGGCAGGAACAGATCGACAGAGAAATGCGCGGTCGTCAGGCGCCACGTGACATTGATTCACAAAATCTGATGCCGGATGGAAGAAGCTGGGATTAGACTGAAAACTGAAATTCCAAAAAGTATCAAGAGGGCCTTCCTGCAGAAGGCCCTTCTTGTTCCAGGTCAAATTTGTTTTATAAAACATTACATAAAGGAAGATGGTCATCCCGACAGGCTCCCATCAACATTATCGCTCCAACAACAAAGGAGTTCAAATGAGACACGACCCACGTGAGCCACGGAACGTGCGGGGCGAAAGCCACCGCCGCGATGAACAACGCCCCTTCCGTCGCGAAGCTTCCCCGCGCAGAGACTGGTATGAGCAAGACGAAATGGACGAACGCTCCGGCTACCGCGATGAAGGCTATCGTCCCTCCTCGGAATATCGCGCATCCGAATATCGCGACACCTCTGATTATCGTCGCGACTTTAACGACTCCAGTCCTGACTACGGCCGCACTCAGGAGTCCCGCGAGTTGTCGCGTGGCAGCCGCGCCATTGACGGCAACCGCCATGGTTCTTCTTATGAATCAGCCTCCAGCGGCCGCAGTGAGGAACGCTCTCGGTACTTCGGACGTGGTCCCAAGTCCTACAAACGCTCTGATGAACGCATCAAGGAAGATGTGTGTGAAATGCTGACTCGCGATAACAACATCGATGCGGAAGGCATTGACGTTGAAGTAAAAGATGGCGAAGTCACTTTGACGGGAACTGTTCCCGAGCGTCGCATGAAACATTTGGCGGAAGACTGCGCCGAAGGCTGTTATGGCGTCAAAGACGTCATCAACAACATCCGCGTCAGCCGCGACACAGCCTCCCCGGATCGCTCTGATCGCACTTCCGGCATGGGAGCCAAGAAGTCCTCTTCATCGACTTCATCGACCTCCCCGAACGCACCAAACCACTAAAGAGCAAAGGGAGGCCGTCGTGGCCTCCCTTTATGAGCCCCCCTATGGAATATGCTGCATTTTAAGCCTTTACGGGCAAAAGTGTGTTGCGAGAAAGCACCACAGATCCCGTAAAAAAAGATACAGTTCTTGGATGCACGGCCAATAAATTTCCAGGATGTTGCAACTTGCCAGGACCTATTGGATAATTTTCTCATCGATTAAACACTATCCTCGAGAGAATATTATGAGCATTCAACAAGTTCCTTTTATCACCCTGAATCGTTTTGAACCTGGTTTCCGTGATGAGTTTCTAAGCGGCGTAGCCAGCCTTTTTGATAAAACTCAATTCGTAGGCGGCCCGATCGTCGGTGAAATGGAAGCCAACCTTGCTGCATACACAAAATCCAAACATGCTATCGGCTGCGCCAATGGCACTGACGCCATCCAGATTGCCTTGCGTGCAGTGGGCGTTAACAAGAACGACAAGGTCCTTGTGCCTGATATGACTTTCTGGGCGACATTTGAAGCCGTTGTCAACGTGGGCGCCAACCCTGTTACTGTGGACGTGAACCGTGAAACATGCCACTGGGACCTTGCCACTTTCAAACAGGCTGTTGAGCAATTCAAACCCAAAGCAGCCGTGATGGTTCACCTTTACGGCTGGGCTTCTGCTGACACCCTGGAAATCCGCAAGTTCGCCAAAGAAGCTGGCGTTCTTCTGATCGAAGACGGAGCCCAGTGCTTCGGCACTGAGATTGACGGCCAGTCCATCCTGGGCACTGCTTTGATCTCCACCACCAGCTTCTATCCGGCAAAAGTTCTGGGCGCATCCGGTGATGCGGGTGCCATCTTCACTACCAATGACGAATATGCAAAGAACTGCCGCACTTTGATCAACCACGGCAGAACGGACCACTACTCCCACGGCATGATCGGTTGGAACTCCCGTATCGGGGCTTACGAATCTTTGTTCCTGAACATGTCCTTGAAACACATCGATGCGCGCATTCAAAGCCGCATGAACGCCGTGAAGTTCTATGAAGAGTCCTTGAAAGGACTTCCTCTGAAACCCGTGCGTGCGACTTCCAAAGTAAAGGAAAACGGTTACTGCGCCGTTGCGATGATCGAACCTTCTTTGCGCGCTTCTTTGATTGATTCGTTGAAAAAAGCCAACGTGGGTTACGGCACCATCTATCCGGGAGCCATGAGCCATCAATCCGGTTCTGCGGGCCACCTGGCTGGCAAAATCGACAACGGAAATGCCCATCATATTTCTCAGGCTGTATTGAATCTTCCTTGTTATGCTTACATCACACAGGAAGAGCTCCAGTACGTTTGCGACACAGTTAAGAAGCACTTCTAGCCTTCTGCACTGGCAGAACCGGGGCCCGGGCGAAATAGTTCGCCCACGGGTCCCGCCCCTTCTTCAGAATCTGCAATGCCCTCTTCAGGGTGACCGCATCGCCACTTTTATATTTTTTCAACTGAGTCCAAGCCACCGGCAAAGCCACCGAGCTTCTGTCGCGCGCGCGCAATGAATAGGGCAAAACACTGGTCGAGCCCTTGGAATTGCGAAGGTAATCAATAAAAATCCGTCCGACACGAATCTTCTTTGCCATCTTGCTGACAAACCGATCCGGAAAACGATGCTCCCAATTCAATGCCAGGCTGTGCGTGAAGCGCTTCACTTCCTCCCACGAAGGGCCCGGACGGAACGGGACATGAATATGCAACCCCTTGCCTCCGCTCAGCTTCACAAAGCTGCGAAGCCCCAACAACTCCAGATCTTTCTTTATCAAGAGGGCCGCTGAAACCACCTCACCCCAGGCCACACCAGGCCCCGGATCCAAATCCAACACAAACTGGTCAGGCTTTCCCGGAGCCTCTGCTCTGCTGTTTCGACTGTGAATTTCGTAGGCCCCCATCTGCACCAGTTCCAGAAGCCCGCGGGCATCTTTCACATACAAAGCATCATCTTTTTCAAAGACCGCAATGGTGTCAGCCTTCGCGTTGAGATGCTTTTGAAAAAAACACTTTCCCGCAGATCCATCCGGACAGCGCACTAATGCCAACAGGCGATTTTCAAAGTACGGCCGCATCCGCTCAACCATGGCGATATAGTATTCAGCCACCTCAAGCTTGGTGATTCCTTCCGCGGCAAAAAGCACTTTGTCGGGATTGGTCAGCAACAGGGCATCCGAAGTCACTTCCGGTGCGGGCTTGTCTTTGCGAAGCTGCACAAACACCGGCGCCCGCAAATGCATTCCATGAGTCCAACTGGCAAAGGAAACCTCGGCCAGCAACTCGGGCCGCACCCATACGGCACCGGACTTCGGCGGGTCTCCTGCCGAGAAAGGTTTTTTGGCAACTTTGATACGATCCAACTGTTTTTTAATTGAGGTTATACTGTTCTGACTAAAGCCCGTCCCCACTTTTCCCACAAAACGAAACTGTCCTTTTTCATAGACACCCAAAAGCAACGCTCCAAAATCACTGCGACTGCCGCGACCTGGAACATAGCCGCCAATAACGAACTCCTGCCGGTTTAAAAACTTGCTTTTCACCCACTCACCTTTGCGACCGGAGATGTAGGTGCTATCAAGCTTTTTCGAAATCACTCCCTCAAGCCCCTGACGCCGCAGTTTTTTCCACGAGGCTGCATTCAACTTGAGCTGCTGACTGAGTCGAAGATTTTTGTGTTTTCCTTTTAAAATTCCCTGAAGCTTCCTCCGTCGCTCTTTCAACGACTGATCCCGCAGGTCCTCGCCGTTTAGCATCAGCAAATCAAAAGCGACATATGTCAGCTCCTGGTCCGGATCCGAATCAAAGTAGTTTTGCAGTTTTTGAAAGTGACTTCGCCCCTGGCGATCCAAAACCACAACCTCACCATCAAGGACCGCGGACTGAACATTCAGAGTGGCCAGACTTTGAACGACTGTTTCCATCTTACCGGACCACTCATGCCCGGCCCTTGTATACAGTTTCACCTTCGCCCCCTGCAGATGGGCCTGAATGCGATAACCGTCCCACTTGACCTCGTGCCACCATTGGGGTCCCCGGGGTGGCTCAGCCACCAGCAATGCCAACATGGGCTGAACAAATGAAAATGAGGTTCTGGTGTGAACTCGCCGCCGCACGGTGGATTTATCTCCGATCAGCGGCGCCTCATACCCCGCCCGGGCGAAGCGGTCTTCCCGCTTCACCAAAAGCCACTGCACCTGCCGCCCCTGCATTCTGGTGCGAATCAAATCCCAGGTGCCCTTCAGTCTTTTGCCTTTAAGTTCAAACTCCAGATGACCTTTTTTAAATCCTGCCGCGACCGGAGCTTTCGGAATCCATGTTCCTGTATCCCAGATATACACAGGACCGGCCCCGTACTGCTTTTCCGGAATGACACCTTCAAAGGTACCGTACTCCAAAGGATGATCCTCCACCTGCACAGCAAGACGTTTTAAGTGTGGATCCAGACTGGGCCCCTTCGGAACCGCCCAGCTTTTCAAAACCCCCTGCCATTCCAGCCGAAAATCATAATGCAAGTGAGAGGCATGATGTTCCTGCACGACAAACATCAACTGCTCTTTTGTCGCCTTTAACGGCTTTTTCGTTTTCCGGGCCGGCGGCTCCCGAGTCTTTTTAAAATCTCGCTTGCGGTGATATTCCTTCAGTGGCATGCGACTTAGGCTCTTGCCCGCACTTTACGGCGGGCGGTTTTCTTTTTGGCCATCAGGCTTTTTTGCAGCAGGGGCATCAGATCAATAACGTTGTCAGTGGTGGCGATTTTTTCTTCTTTCGCCTCACTGACCCGATGACCCTGCCCGCCTTTGACTTTGCGCTGGATGGTTTTCATCACATCCTGATAGTAGGTGTCCTTGTATTGTTCAGGCTTCCATTCGCTGGTCATGCCTTCAACCAGCTCTTCAGCCATCTTCAGCTCTTTGGGGCTATAAGAAGGCTTTTTGGCCGAGGCCGCCAGAAAGTGAACCTGCTTTTCACTTTTGACCTCATGGGAAAAGCGCAGAAGCTCAAGCACCAGATAAGGACCTCGTGGCATGATCAGCGCAAGGTGCTGCTTGATCCGGATGACCAGTTTGCCGATAGCGACCTTGCGGGTGCCTTCCAAGGCGTCGCGCAAAAGGTAATAA encodes:
- the ku gene encoding non-homologous end joining protein Ku — encoded protein: MAGSIWKGSISFGLLNIPVSLQSAQSEKEVHFSMLDKKDLARIRYLKVNAKTGKEVPSDRIVKGYEYQSGRYVIMTESELKKANAKATQTIDIEDFVLLDEVDPMFFDRPYYLVPQKGAEKGYYLLRDALEGTRKVAIGKLVIRIKQHLALIMPRGPYLVLELLRFSHEVKSEKQVHFLAASAKKPSYSPKELKMAEELVEGMTSEWKPEQYKDTYYQDVMKTIQRKVKGGQGHRVSEAKEEKIATTDNVIDLMPLLQKSLMAKKKTARRKVRARA
- a CDS encoding OmpA family protein is translated as MNIQSVIGSLVLAVVVSASTSWAVDSATESAGKTLGAKMVSEISFDEGKSTLTDSAKEDIRKMVSEAKQKGKIDELKVAVWADREYPTEGAKASKQDVTLANDRARVVKNFIKDELKVGSVNTYNMTERPNALQKFMHTDTAKTKTAMEDSGAAPRTQDETGFFNQKAKSSKAVIMLYMK
- a CDS encoding DegT/DnrJ/EryC1/StrS family aminotransferase, whose amino-acid sequence is MSIQQVPFITLNRFEPGFRDEFLSGVASLFDKTQFVGGPIVGEMEANLAAYTKSKHAIGCANGTDAIQIALRAVGVNKNDKVLVPDMTFWATFEAVVNVGANPVTVDVNRETCHWDLATFKQAVEQFKPKAAVMVHLYGWASADTLEIRKFAKEAGVLLIEDGAQCFGTEIDGQSILGTALISTTSFYPAKVLGASGDAGAIFTTNDEYAKNCRTLINHGRTDHYSHGMIGWNSRIGAYESLFLNMSLKHIDARIQSRMNAVKFYEESLKGLPLKPVRATSKVKENGYCAVAMIEPSLRASLIDSLKKANVGYGTIYPGAMSHQSGSAGHLAGKIDNGNAHHISQAVLNLPCYAYITQEELQYVCDTVKKHF
- a CDS encoding FAD-dependent oxidoreductase → MLPHQQNNPSFWQNTKAPEFPPLLEDTSTDICVVGAGIAGLLNSYVLLKNGFQVTILERDTLGHNETSRTSAHLSNVLDEGLSRLLDNLGEENARKAIASHSDAIDLIEKIVAEENIDCDFRRIDGYLYLSHESNKDYLKEEGQAAAKLGFKDVELLASPPYFAEFGPALRFPRQARIHIQKFINGLLQAIVAMGGKVHSQSPAVEFKDGGLPSVKTENGQYVYARHVVVCTNVPVNDRVLVHTMEAAYRTYIIGIEVPHDAFPDILMWDTSHPYHYVRKIENHSEGKDLMLIGGEDHRVGQEDHPESKFETLHDWALFNLGISGPIAYQWSGQIIEPVDGLAHIGRNPGNRNTYIVSGDSGHGLTHAAVGAMVIRDLIQKHPNDWAHLYSPSRFKMKNLGKVISANMNALTQYRDRIMLRDELKNITARPGEGRLVHQGAKTFAVYTNEKNETATLNAVCPHLGGIVHWNEAEKTWDCPCHGSRFACTGEVINGPAISGLKTAVMKKTQEKPASIAMPDERTEYEKAKPRDTSAER
- a CDS encoding BON domain-containing protein — protein: MRHDPREPRNVRGESHRRDEQRPFRREASPRRDWYEQDEMDERSGYRDEGYRPSSEYRASEYRDTSDYRRDFNDSSPDYGRTQESRELSRGSRAIDGNRHGSSYESASSGRSEERSRYFGRGPKSYKRSDERIKEDVCEMLTRDNNIDAEGIDVEVKDGEVTLTGTVPERRMKHLAEDCAEGCYGVKDVINNIRVSRDTASPDRSDRTSGMGAKKSSSSTSSTSPNAPNH
- a CDS encoding outer membrane beta-barrel protein, whose translation is MKAFSAIVLGWALVAGVPAHAGFYIEPGITFEKGDNELEWPAPLDDSTGTGQGLGFNLKLGYHANDIFFVGLDGSYSKPKFESSASTDYSAEATSTLYGAVIGAQMPVVGLRIWGGYIFGGDLDPEEDGGVDVKFEGAKGPKVGVGIKILIVSVNLEYMDLEYDTSKLEQAGPVTGELGKFKNKVGLLSVSFPLTF
- the ligD gene encoding DNA ligase D; the encoded protein is MPLKEYHRKRDFKKTREPPARKTKKPLKATKEQLMFVVQEHHASHLHYDFRLEWQGVLKSWAVPKGPSLDPHLKRLAVQVEDHPLEYGTFEGVIPEKQYGAGPVYIWDTGTWIPKAPVAAGFKKGHLEFELKGKRLKGTWDLIRTRMQGRQVQWLLVKREDRFARAGYEAPLIGDKSTVRRRVHTRTSFSFVQPMLALLVAEPPRGPQWWHEVKWDGYRIQAHLQGAKVKLYTRAGHEWSGKMETVVQSLATLNVQSAVLDGEVVVLDRQGRSHFQKLQNYFDSDPDQELTYVAFDLLMLNGEDLRDQSLKERRRKLQGILKGKHKNLRLSQQLKLNAASWKKLRRQGLEGVISKKLDSTYISGRKGEWVKSKFLNRQEFVIGGYVPGRGSRSDFGALLLGVYEKGQFRFVGKVGTGFSQNSITSIKKQLDRIKVAKKPFSAGDPPKSGAVWVRPELLAEVSFASWTHGMHLRAPVFVQLRKDKPAPEVTSDALLLTNPDKVLFAAEGITKLEVAEYYIAMVERMRPYFENRLLALVRCPDGSAGKCFFQKHLNAKADTIAVFEKDDALYVKDARGLLELVQMGAYEIHSRNSRAEAPGKPDQFVLDLDPGPGVAWGEVVSAALLIKKDLELLGLRSFVKLSGGKGLHIHVPFRPGPSWEEVKRFTHSLALNWEHRFPDRFVSKMAKKIRVGRIFIDYLRNSKGSTSVLPYSLRARDRSSVALPVAWTQLKKYKSGDAVTLKRALQILKKGRDPWANYFARAPVLPVQKARSAS
- a CDS encoding YihY/virulence factor BrkB family protein → MTKVKNFVFTFAERFSDCHTMTWAASVAFYTCFSLAPLVMISLAVVTNLGLELQLAFMNEVRSLVGPTAAQAMETVVRNANDRVDLRSLAGLLGTVTLVLSAGLIFGEMRAALTEILGHKVEEEELSFLHATITYLKSRLLQIGLAFGFIFAMMVSLLVTAVLNTVVRVGILEKGGGAFLVNIVLSVLVYILLFTGIFHFLPVPRLALRDAFHAGVITALLFVIGKEVVGLYLGGSFITSSYGAAGSIVVLLAWVYYSTLIVFIGAHSIYSWRKEISHAATSTE
- a CDS encoding BON domain-containing protein, which produces MKKQSRVTPLRKDKRPAREASVHCYHDLDSQKELQSSRPDIARQRQGTTGCTQSFRPALDDARFGSSSSKDTELSDKNISQEVRQSLAMEADIDVADVEVVVAHGEVTLRGVVADRKMKRFVEEQVARCSGVKDIHNDLHFKRK